Proteins encoded together in one Thermophilibacter immobilis window:
- the carA gene encoding glutamine-hydrolyzing carbamoyl-phosphate synthase small subunit, with translation MNLLVDEGAHPRALLALEDGTHFFGRSAGAEGETFGEIVFNTSMVGYQEIVSDPSYAGQLVTLTYPQVGNYGINERDMQADELHLAGLVVHDLCYTPSNWQSVLSLPEFLSSRGVVAIEDVDTRALTLAIREGGAMRAALSTTDLDPESLVARVRASAPISQHNYVADVSCARSHVVGARTASNASERPLRVVAYDCGEKSGIVRRLAAAGCEVTVVPWDTPAADVLASAPDGVFFSNGPGDPQSVPAVVEAVRACLGKVPVFGICLGNQVISLAAGAHIEKLPYGHHGGNEPVMNLLTGKVEITAQNHNYGPVFSTFGPLVPELSDDVSEHPRDLRFWSQRRMAPVVMNKRYGRVRLTHVNLNDGTPEGIQFLDVPAFSLQYHPEAKPGPNDSAYAFAAFARLMRGEQDYLAIDVREGRRF, from the coding sequence GTGAACCTACTGGTCGATGAGGGCGCGCATCCCAGGGCGCTTCTCGCGCTCGAGGACGGGACCCACTTCTTTGGGCGAAGCGCCGGGGCCGAGGGCGAGACCTTCGGGGAGATCGTCTTCAACACCTCGATGGTGGGCTACCAGGAGATCGTGAGCGACCCGTCCTACGCGGGCCAGCTCGTCACGCTGACCTACCCGCAGGTGGGCAACTACGGCATCAACGAGAGGGACATGCAGGCCGACGAGCTCCACCTCGCCGGCCTCGTCGTCCACGACCTGTGCTACACACCGAGCAACTGGCAGTCCGTCTTGAGCCTGCCGGAGTTTCTTTCCAGCCGCGGGGTCGTGGCCATCGAGGACGTGGACACCCGCGCCCTCACCCTGGCCATCCGCGAGGGCGGTGCCATGCGAGCCGCCCTCTCCACGACTGACCTGGATCCCGAGAGCCTCGTGGCGCGCGTGCGCGCCAGCGCCCCCATCTCCCAGCACAACTACGTGGCCGACGTCTCCTGCGCCCGGAGCCACGTGGTCGGCGCCCGCACGGCTAGCAACGCGTCAGAGCGCCCCCTGCGCGTCGTCGCCTACGACTGCGGCGAGAAGTCCGGCATCGTCCGGCGCCTCGCGGCCGCGGGCTGCGAGGTTACGGTCGTGCCCTGGGACACCCCCGCCGCAGACGTCCTGGCCAGCGCCCCTGACGGCGTGTTCTTCTCCAACGGCCCCGGCGACCCCCAGAGCGTGCCGGCGGTGGTCGAGGCCGTTCGCGCCTGCCTGGGGAAGGTTCCCGTCTTTGGCATCTGCCTGGGCAACCAGGTCATCTCGCTGGCCGCCGGCGCGCACATCGAGAAGCTCCCGTACGGCCACCACGGCGGCAACGAGCCCGTGATGAACCTGCTCACCGGCAAGGTCGAGATCACGGCGCAGAACCATAACTACGGCCCGGTCTTCTCGACCTTCGGCCCGCTGGTCCCCGAGCTCTCCGACGACGTGAGCGAGCACCCACGCGACCTGCGCTTCTGGAGCCAGCGCCGGATGGCGCCGGTCGTCATGAACAAGCGCTACGGTCGCGTGCGCCTCACCCACGTTAACCTTAACGACGGCACGCCGGAGGGCATCCAGTTCCTGGACGTCCCGGCCTTCTCGCTGCAGTACCACCCCGAGGCCAAGCCGGGTCCCAACGACTCCGCCTACGCCTTCGCGGCGTTCGCCCGCCTCATGCGCGGCGAGCAGGACTACCTTGCCATTGACGTCCGAGAGGGGAGGCGCTTCTAG
- the carB gene encoding carbamoyl-phosphate synthase large subunit yields the protein MPRRTDIKKVLIIGSGPIVIGQACEFDYSGTQACRALRAEGYEVVLVNSNPATIMTDPEAADRTYVEPITVASVAKVIERERPDALLPNMGGQTGLNCAVALAKAGVLERFGVEVIGCDIDSINTGEDRELFAEAMRDIGLEVARSGVAHSIEDCERIAKELGYPVVVRPAFTLGGAGGGMAYDHDDLVRIAGEGISLSPEGEVLVEQSVEGWKEIEMEVMRDSAGNGVVICSIENLDPMGVHTGDSITVAPCQTLNDFELQRLRDYSIAVLERVGVACGGSNVQFAVNPDDGRVLVIEMNPRVSRSSALASKATGFPIAKMAALLSVGYTLDEIENDITRETPACFEPSIDYCVVKIPRFAFEKFKGADDTLTTRMKAVGEVMAIGTTFEEALQKAVRSLEQGHAGLGADGSGDFDEERFEERVATPTPERILYVAEALRRGWGVERVSELTRIDRWFLNRIADVVRAEQAISARGLAGLDAARMMAAKQLGFSDAQLAYLTGQREDTVRAVREVLGVRPCVKTVDTCAGEFAARTSYHYLTYVAGGTSEFHEAARPRVVILSAGPNRIGQGIEFDYCCVHASYALAARGYETVMVNCNPETVSTDYDTSDRLYFEPLTFEDVMNVIEVERPVGVIVTLGGQTPINLAGRLKAAGVPIMGTQPEAIDLAEDRDRFASLLDRLQVAYPPSSTAETADDARAVARRVGYPLLVRPSYVLGGRGMGIVYDDEDLVRYMAEAARVSPDHPVYLDAFLEDAIELDVDALCDGDECYVGAVLEHIEECGIHSGDSACCFPPFSLSDRIVARVRETTRALALACGIRGLLNVQYAVRDEQIFVIELNPRASRTVPFSSKATGVPLARYAALVMSGEKIAALDLPAEDRELGYYAVKEAVMPWSRFPGSDVTLGPEMKSTGEVMGLDATFPKAYAKTREAIDYQTPQSGSVFVSVCDRDKRSIAPVALALTNLGYDLVATRGTAKTLKAAGIACEVARPISEGHPNVVDLMAAGTIAFVINTPHGRGSRGDGMRMRGEAVSRGIDMATTMSGATALVQAISALREGPLVPWALQDLRGVE from the coding sequence ATGCCCAGGCGCACAGACATCAAGAAGGTCCTGATCATCGGCTCCGGCCCGATCGTTATCGGCCAGGCCTGCGAGTTCGACTACTCCGGCACCCAGGCCTGCCGCGCCCTGCGTGCCGAGGGCTACGAGGTCGTGCTCGTGAACTCCAACCCCGCCACGATCATGACCGACCCCGAGGCGGCCGACCGCACCTACGTCGAGCCCATCACCGTCGCCTCCGTGGCCAAGGTCATCGAGCGCGAGCGCCCGGACGCCCTCCTGCCCAACATGGGCGGCCAGACTGGCCTCAACTGCGCGGTCGCCCTGGCCAAGGCCGGCGTGCTCGAGCGCTTTGGCGTGGAGGTCATCGGCTGCGACATCGACTCCATCAACACCGGCGAGGACCGCGAGCTGTTCGCGGAGGCCATGCGCGACATCGGCCTGGAGGTCGCCCGCTCCGGCGTGGCCCACTCGATCGAGGACTGCGAGAGGATCGCCAAAGAGCTGGGCTACCCGGTCGTGGTCCGCCCGGCCTTCACCCTCGGCGGCGCCGGCGGCGGCATGGCCTACGACCATGACGACCTCGTGCGCATTGCCGGCGAGGGCATCTCGCTCTCCCCGGAGGGCGAGGTCCTCGTGGAGCAGAGCGTCGAGGGCTGGAAGGAGATCGAGATGGAGGTCATGCGCGACTCCGCCGGCAACGGCGTCGTGATCTGCTCCATCGAGAACCTCGACCCCATGGGCGTGCACACCGGCGACTCGATTACCGTGGCCCCCTGCCAGACCCTGAACGACTTCGAGCTCCAGCGCCTGCGCGACTACTCGATCGCCGTCCTGGAGCGCGTGGGCGTGGCCTGCGGCGGCTCCAACGTGCAGTTCGCCGTCAACCCGGACGACGGCCGCGTCCTGGTCATCGAGATGAACCCGCGCGTCTCGCGCTCCAGCGCCCTGGCCTCCAAGGCCACGGGCTTTCCCATCGCCAAGATGGCGGCCCTGCTCTCGGTGGGCTACACCCTCGACGAGATCGAGAACGACATCACGCGCGAGACCCCGGCTTGCTTCGAGCCATCGATCGATTACTGCGTGGTCAAGATCCCGCGCTTCGCCTTCGAGAAGTTCAAGGGCGCCGACGACACGCTCACCACGCGCATGAAGGCCGTCGGCGAGGTCATGGCCATCGGCACCACCTTCGAGGAGGCCCTGCAGAAGGCCGTCCGCTCGCTGGAGCAGGGCCACGCCGGCCTGGGGGCCGACGGCTCGGGTGACTTCGACGAGGAGCGCTTCGAGGAGCGTGTGGCCACGCCCACGCCCGAGCGCATCCTCTACGTGGCCGAGGCCTTGAGGCGCGGATGGGGCGTCGAGCGCGTCTCCGAGCTCACCCGCATTGACCGGTGGTTCCTCAACCGCATCGCCGACGTCGTCCGTGCCGAGCAGGCCATCTCTGCGCGCGGCCTGGCGGGGCTCGACGCCGCACGCATGATGGCCGCCAAGCAGCTTGGCTTCTCTGACGCGCAGCTCGCCTACCTTACGGGACAGCGCGAGGACACGGTCCGCGCGGTGCGCGAGGTCCTGGGCGTGCGCCCCTGCGTCAAGACCGTGGACACTTGCGCCGGCGAGTTCGCGGCGCGCACGAGCTATCACTACCTGACCTACGTGGCCGGCGGCACGAGCGAGTTTCACGAGGCCGCGCGGCCGCGCGTGGTCATCTTGTCGGCCGGCCCCAACCGCATCGGCCAGGGCATCGAGTTTGACTACTGCTGCGTCCACGCCTCCTACGCGCTCGCCGCCCGGGGCTACGAGACCGTCATGGTCAACTGCAACCCCGAGACGGTCTCTACGGACTACGACACCTCCGACCGCCTCTACTTCGAGCCGCTCACCTTCGAGGACGTCATGAACGTCATCGAGGTCGAGCGCCCCGTGGGCGTCATCGTGACCCTGGGCGGTCAGACGCCGATCAATCTGGCGGGCCGGCTCAAGGCCGCGGGCGTCCCCATCATGGGCACCCAGCCCGAGGCCATCGACCTCGCCGAGGACCGCGACCGCTTTGCGAGCCTGCTCGACCGCCTCCAGGTCGCCTACCCGCCCTCGTCCACGGCCGAGACCGCCGACGACGCCCGCGCGGTCGCCCGGCGCGTGGGCTACCCGCTGCTCGTGCGCCCGAGCTACGTGCTCGGGGGGCGCGGCATGGGCATCGTCTACGACGACGAGGACCTCGTGCGCTACATGGCCGAGGCCGCCAGGGTCTCCCCGGACCACCCCGTCTACCTCGACGCGTTTCTCGAGGACGCCATCGAGCTCGACGTCGACGCCCTGTGCGACGGCGACGAGTGCTACGTGGGGGCGGTCCTCGAGCACATCGAGGAGTGCGGCATCCACTCCGGCGACTCCGCCTGCTGCTTCCCGCCCTTCTCGCTGTCCGACAGAATCGTGGCCCGCGTCCGCGAGACCACGCGCGCCCTCGCGCTCGCCTGTGGCATCAGGGGGCTCCTTAACGTCCAGTACGCCGTCCGCGACGAGCAGATCTTCGTCATCGAGCTCAACCCGCGCGCGTCGCGCACGGTGCCCTTCTCGTCCAAGGCCACGGGGGTGCCCCTGGCCCGCTACGCGGCCCTCGTCATGAGCGGCGAGAAGATCGCCGCCCTCGACCTGCCGGCCGAGGACCGCGAGCTGGGCTACTACGCGGTCAAGGAGGCCGTCATGCCGTGGTCGCGCTTCCCGGGCTCCGACGTCACGCTCGGTCCCGAGATGAAGTCCACCGGCGAGGTCATGGGCCTCGACGCCACCTTCCCCAAGGCCTACGCCAAGACCCGCGAGGCCATCGACTACCAGACCCCGCAGTCCGGAAGCGTCTTCGTGTCCGTGTGCGACCGTGACAAGCGCTCGATCGCCCCGGTGGCGCTCGCGCTCACGAACTTGGGTTACGACCTCGTGGCCACGCGCGGGACGGCCAAGACGCTCAAGGCCGCGGGCATCGCCTGCGAGGTCGCGCGCCCCATCAGCGAGGGGCACCCCAACGTCGTGGACCTCATGGCCGCCGGTACGATCGCCTTCGTCATCAACACGCCCCACGGTCGCGGCTCGCGCGGGGACGGCATGAGGATGCGGGGCGAGGCCGTGAGTCGCGGGATCGACATGGCCACCACCATGAGCGGCGCGACGGCGCTCGTCCAGGCCATCAGCGCCCTGCGCGAAGGCCCGCTTGTACCGTGGGCCTTGCAGGACCTGAGAGGTGTGGAGTAA
- a CDS encoding UTRA domain-containing protein: protein MKTRYDAIYHDIRESIENGAFPYQSFLPSESELVLSFACSHNTLRRAIGLLREQGYVQPVHGKGVRVVYQEQGRATFTIGDIESYKEASARAYLDTVTDVVELSPLVATAKLARRTGFEEGCDLTAIERVRVIGGERLILDRNLFRASSVPDLTREIAAASVYDYMEDELGITIAMSKRTITVEHATKHDSVELDLDGFDCLAVMTSQTFDAKGILIEYTESRHRPDHFCFRDTAVRQAV, encoded by the coding sequence ATGAAGACGCGCTACGACGCCATCTACCACGACATCCGCGAGAGCATCGAGAACGGTGCCTTTCCCTACCAGTCATTTCTCCCTTCGGAAAGCGAACTCGTGCTCTCCTTCGCCTGCTCCCACAACACGCTGCGCCGCGCCATCGGTCTTTTGCGCGAGCAGGGATATGTCCAACCTGTCCACGGCAAGGGAGTGCGCGTGGTCTATCAAGAGCAGGGGCGGGCGACCTTCACCATCGGCGACATCGAGTCGTACAAAGAGGCGTCGGCTCGCGCTTACCTCGATACCGTCACCGATGTAGTGGAGCTCTCCCCTCTCGTCGCCACGGCGAAGCTGGCGAGAAGGACCGGCTTCGAGGAGGGTTGCGACCTCACGGCCATAGAGCGCGTACGCGTCATCGGCGGCGAACGGCTCATCCTCGACCGCAACCTCTTCCGCGCCTCTTCGGTGCCAGACCTTACGCGCGAGATCGCCGCCGCGTCGGTCTACGACTACATGGAGGACGAGCTTGGCATCACCATCGCCATGAGCAAACGTACCATCACCGTGGAGCACGCGACCAAGCATGACAGCGTCGAACTCGACCTCGACGGTTTCGACTGTCTGGCCGTTATGACGAGCCAGACCTTCGATGCTAAGGGAATCCTCATCGAGTACACCGAGTCGCGCCACCGCCCCGACCACTTCTGCTTCCGCGACACCGCCGTACGCCAAGCGGTCTAG
- the gdhA gene encoding NADP-specific glutamate dehydrogenase, producing MTYSERVLRELEERYANEPEFIEAADRVLGTLQPALDAHPEYERAAILERLVEPERVVIFRVPWVDEAGAVQVNRGYRVEFNSAIGPYKGGLRLHPSVNLSILKFLGFEQTFKNSLTTLPMGGGKGGSDFDPKGKSDREVMAFCQSFMCELYRHIGPNTDIPAGDIGVGAREIGYLFGQYKRLRNEWSGVLTGKGLSFGGSLARTEATGYGAVYFLSHMMAERGEKLAGKTLALSGSGNVAIYAAQKASELGGRVVTVSDSSGYVFDPEGIDVALLKDVKEVRRARLSEYVAARPSAVYHEGERPWAEACDVAMPCATQNELLLDDARALVRNGCSYVVEGANMPTAPEAIDYLIDEGVSFAPGKAANAGGVAVSGLEMSQNAGHLSWTFDEVDEKLEDIMADIYASASAAAKTYGHEGNLVFGANIAGFLKVADAMMAQGVC from the coding sequence ATGACATATTCCGAGAGGGTCCTGAGGGAGCTCGAGGAGCGCTACGCCAACGAGCCCGAGTTCATAGAGGCGGCCGACAGGGTCCTAGGTACGCTGCAGCCCGCGCTCGACGCCCATCCCGAGTACGAGCGGGCGGCCATTCTCGAGCGCCTCGTCGAGCCCGAGCGTGTCGTCATCTTCCGCGTCCCCTGGGTCGACGAAGCCGGCGCGGTGCAGGTCAACCGTGGGTATCGCGTCGAGTTCAACTCGGCGATCGGGCCCTACAAGGGCGGTCTGCGCCTGCACCCATCCGTGAACCTCTCGATCCTCAAGTTCCTCGGCTTCGAGCAGACGTTCAAGAACTCGCTCACCACGTTGCCCATGGGCGGTGGCAAGGGCGGCTCCGACTTCGACCCCAAGGGCAAGTCCGACCGCGAGGTCATGGCCTTCTGTCAGAGCTTCATGTGCGAGCTCTACCGCCACATCGGCCCCAACACCGACATCCCCGCCGGCGACATCGGCGTGGGCGCGCGCGAGATCGGCTACCTCTTCGGGCAGTACAAGCGCCTGCGCAACGAGTGGTCTGGCGTCCTCACGGGCAAGGGCCTCTCCTTTGGCGGCTCGCTCGCCCGCACGGAGGCCACCGGCTACGGCGCGGTCTACTTCCTGAGCCACATGATGGCCGAGCGTGGCGAGAAGCTCGCCGGCAAGACCCTCGCCCTGTCCGGATCCGGCAACGTGGCCATCTACGCCGCCCAGAAGGCCTCGGAGCTCGGTGGCAGGGTCGTGACCGTCTCCGACTCCAGCGGCTACGTCTTTGACCCTGAGGGCATCGACGTCGCTCTGCTCAAGGACGTCAAGGAGGTTCGCCGCGCCCGTCTGAGCGAGTACGTGGCCGCGCGGCCCTCGGCCGTCTACCACGAGGGGGAGCGCCCCTGGGCCGAGGCCTGCGACGTCGCTATGCCGTGCGCCACGCAAAACGAGCTCCTCCTCGACGACGCCCGGGCGCTTGTTCGCAACGGCTGCTCCTACGTGGTCGAGGGCGCCAACATGCCCACCGCGCCGGAGGCCATTGATTACCTGATCGACGAGGGAGTCTCCTTCGCCCCCGGCAAGGCCGCCAACGCCGGCGGCGTCGCGGTCTCGGGCCTCGAGATGTCCCAGAACGCCGGGCACCTCTCCTGGACCTTCGACGAGGTGGACGAGAAGCTCGAGGACATCATGGCCGACATCTACGCCTCCGCTAGCGCGGCTGCCAAGACCTACGGTCACGAGGGCAACCTCGTCTTTGGCGCCAACATCGCCGGCTTCCTCAAGGTCGCCGACGCCATGATGGCCCAGGGGGTCTGCTAG
- the treP gene encoding PTS system trehalose-specific EIIBC component codes for MGKYTEDVGRLLGLVGGRENISAVTHCMTRMRFVLVDEKRADVAAIEELPSVKGSFTQAGQFQVIIGNDVSTFYNEFTDASGIEGVSKDAAKAAAGANQNPLQRAMGVLGEIFAPLIPALVCGGLILGFRNIIGEVNFFDASGAFDLEHGTLSIADTSQFWMGVYNFLWLIGEAVFHMLPVGICWSVTKKMGTTQILGIILGLTLVSGQLLNGFAVADTAAADIPVWDFGFAQVQMIGYQGQVIAALLAAFVLVGLEKFFKKVTPEVVSMIVVPFFSLVPAVIIAHTIVGPIGWALGDAIANAVKFGLESDFRVVFAAIFGAVYAPLVMTGLHHMTNAIDTQMVNTVQYTTLWPMIALSNIAQGSSVLAMSVLQRNNERAQQVNIPAFISCYLGVTEPALFGVNLKYRFPLICGMIGSSISAMVCVGFGVKALSIGVGGLPGILSIMFEYWPLFTLCMLLAIVVPFALTFVVGSRRLSSEDRYGRAIGIAGTSESAAAVVPTAAAAPAAASVAPTAAAASFELLAPLSGTVCPISEVPDDMFANKVLGDGIAIKPAAGADTVVAPADATVSATMPGSNHAIGLTLDSGLEVLIHVGIDTVDMGGDGFVCNVKQGQHVKAGERLLTFSTDKIAAAGHSTITAVVLTETGDATDIEFLTGMEATTGTTTVVTYRA; via the coding sequence ATGGGTAAGTACACCGAGGACGTAGGCAGGCTCCTAGGGCTCGTGGGCGGCAGGGAGAACATCTCCGCCGTCACCCATTGCATGACGCGCATGCGCTTCGTGCTGGTGGACGAGAAAAGGGCCGACGTTGCGGCCATCGAGGAGCTGCCGAGCGTGAAGGGCAGCTTCACGCAGGCCGGGCAGTTCCAGGTCATCATCGGCAACGACGTGTCCACGTTCTACAACGAGTTCACGGACGCCTCGGGCATCGAGGGCGTCTCGAAGGACGCGGCCAAGGCGGCGGCAGGCGCCAACCAGAACCCGCTGCAGCGCGCGATGGGCGTTCTCGGCGAGATATTCGCCCCGCTCATCCCCGCCCTCGTCTGCGGTGGTCTCATCCTGGGCTTCCGTAACATCATCGGAGAGGTCAACTTCTTCGATGCGAGCGGTGCGTTCGACCTCGAGCACGGCACGCTCTCCATCGCCGATACCTCGCAGTTCTGGATGGGCGTATACAATTTCCTATGGCTCATCGGCGAGGCCGTGTTCCACATGCTGCCCGTGGGCATCTGCTGGTCCGTCACCAAGAAGATGGGCACCACGCAGATCCTAGGCATCATCTTGGGGCTTACGCTCGTCTCCGGACAGCTCCTGAACGGCTTTGCCGTGGCAGACACCGCCGCTGCCGATATCCCCGTGTGGGATTTCGGCTTTGCGCAGGTGCAGATGATCGGCTACCAAGGTCAAGTCATCGCAGCGCTGCTCGCGGCCTTCGTGCTCGTGGGTCTGGAGAAGTTCTTCAAGAAGGTCACGCCTGAGGTCGTGAGCATGATTGTCGTGCCGTTCTTCTCCCTCGTGCCGGCCGTCATCATCGCGCACACCATCGTCGGTCCCATCGGCTGGGCCCTCGGCGACGCCATCGCCAATGCCGTGAAGTTCGGCCTGGAGTCCGACTTCCGCGTGGTCTTCGCCGCCATCTTCGGTGCCGTCTACGCGCCGCTCGTGATGACCGGCCTGCACCACATGACCAACGCCATCGACACCCAGATGGTCAACACCGTGCAGTACACAACGCTGTGGCCCATGATCGCCCTCTCCAATATCGCGCAGGGGTCCTCCGTGCTCGCCATGTCCGTGCTGCAGAGGAACAACGAGCGCGCCCAGCAGGTCAACATCCCCGCGTTTATCTCCTGCTACCTCGGTGTCACCGAACCTGCTTTGTTCGGTGTCAACCTCAAGTACAGGTTTCCGCTGATCTGCGGCATGATCGGTTCCTCCATCTCGGCGATGGTCTGCGTGGGCTTCGGCGTCAAGGCGCTCTCCATCGGCGTCGGCGGCCTGCCGGGCATCCTCTCCATCATGTTCGAGTACTGGCCGCTCTTCACGCTGTGCATGCTCCTCGCCATCGTGGTCCCCTTCGCCTTGACCTTTGTGGTGGGTTCTAGGAGGCTCTCCAGCGAGGATCGCTATGGCCGCGCCATCGGGATCGCCGGCACCTCCGAGTCTGCCGCCGCAGTCGTTCCGACTGCCGCGGCCGCTCCGGCTGCCGCCTCGGTCGCTCCGACTGCCGCGGCCGCATCCTTCGAGCTTCTCGCCCCGCTCTCCGGCACCGTCTGTCCCATCTCCGAGGTGCCCGACGACATGTTCGCCAACAAGGTCTTGGGCGACGGCATCGCCATCAAGCCCGCCGCCGGCGCAGACACCGTGGTGGCTCCTGCCGACGCTACCGTGTCGGCCACCATGCCCGGCTCCAACCACGCCATCGGGCTCACGCTCGACTCCGGGCTGGAGGTCCTTATCCACGTGGGCATCGACACAGTTGATATGGGCGGAGACGGCTTCGTGTGCAACGTCAAACAGGGACAGCATGTGAAGGCTGGCGAGCGTCTCCTGACCTTCTCCACGGACAAGATTGCCGCGGCCGGGCACTCCACGATCACCGCGGTGGTGCTCACCGAGACGGGCGACGCCACTGATATCGAGTTTTTGACTGGCATGGAGGCCACGACCGGCACTACGACGGTGGTCACCTACCGTGCCTAG